Part of the Carassius auratus strain Wakin chromosome 8, ASM336829v1, whole genome shotgun sequence genome is shown below.
TTTGCACCTGAAATAAACAAAAGACAAGTCAAAATGTCTTTCATTTGAAATTACTGTCGCATTGCTGCATTATGATCTTTATGATCTCAGCTCAagcattattacatttaataactgTAAATGTATTGCAGTGTTGTAAGTTGTTTGAAAAATTAAAAGCAGATCATATTGTTTAATGAAAAATGTCAATATGTAGAATAAATGTGTTCCTGTATTCTGAAAAGAACGATATTCTTGCAAGCACCCCTAATAATGACAAAACAGGTATTTTTCATTTATGGATTTAATAGAGAAAGGCAAAAGTAGTTGGTACACTAAACAGTGTTCAGAAAGAAACCagaatgtgatttttgttttcataatttggTACAAACCagtgttttattgtaaatttgtCACTCtggatcattaataaaaaaaagtactgaaTATTCAAGTTATAGTCAAGCATTTGGGAAAACAGAAATCAAACAGAATTTTTTCAGTATGAAGTTGTGCGTGTGGAAGTGGACCCAGCATTACAAAGACATACTGACAGGAAATGAAAGCGCCTGTCTGTCCTGCGATGCATTTAGAAAAGTTAGCGATGCTCCAGAGCTGTGTGAGGAATTTGACCAAGCATCTGTAAAACATAAGAATGTTACATTGAAAGTTCAGGCAATATGCTGAAGAAATCAAGATACAGTGCAGTACTGTATGCTATACTTACACCTCCCTCTTCCCACAAgggtgttgaaaacatttgtaataGTCATTCTTTTGGAAGAACTGCTTCTTCCGTAAAAATGGGCTCCAGAGCTTGAAGTCTATGATAGGAAAGATGccattgtgttttataaaaatggTTTTGCATGAAAAGCCTGAAGATAATAAATGAAGGAAATGTGTCTACATGTGTAGCATGACATCCAGTGCGTTTAGTGGTTCTCAGTCTTCTTTTAAGTGTCTCCCGAACCTGTTAGGAAAAGGAAATACATCTCAGTCACCAAATACTAAGCTCATAAAGCAGAAAACTCAGCTCCTACCTTCTTTTCCATCAGTTTTCCAAGAACCAGTATGGTCGACTGTAAGAAAGGAGTTCATGCAAACTAAATGATATCTTAATAAAAGCATTTAGCCTACATCAGGGGTGTCCAACTCGATGGATAATTTAAACAATAACatagaacaataaataaaacatcatttagaaaattaaataaagcatatttcctaaaatattttattttgtaaatatctgtATTTATCATGTCTTTGACATTATCCTTGGTTGAGCAACAATTGTGTAATTTCCCTGTCAAGTTGGGGCACATAAGACAACTAATTTTGtgaattctgtaaaataaaataaaaaagccttaAAAGTGTGTGTTCCTttacttaaccatattttggggacaaatgTGTCAGCTTGGTACACGGAAGTAAGCTGAATCTAACAAAATTTGCTTTTGGGGACTGCATGtttatatacactgaacaaaattataaacgcaaaaCTTTTGCTTTTGCCCCCATTTTCATTaaagctgaactcaaagatctaagactttttctatgtgcACGAAAGGcccatttctctcaaatattgttcacaaatctgtctaaatctgttttAGTCAGCACTTCTCCTTTACTGAGAAAATCCATCCACCTCATAGGTGTGGCGTATCAAGatactgattagacagcatgattattgcacaggtgtgccttaggctggccacaattaAAGGCCTCTCTAATCACACGGCACAATGTCATGGAATGGTgaagttttgagggagcatgcaaATGGCATCCAGAGCTGTTGCCAGTcaactgaatgttcatttctaTACCATAAGCCTTATCCAATGGTGTTTCAGAGAATaaggcagtacatccaaccggcctaataaccgcagaccacgtgtaaccacaccagcccagaaCCTCCatatccagcatcttcacctccaagatcatccGAGACGAGCCTCCCGGATAGtttgctgcaacaatcggtttgcataacccaACAATTTCTGCACAATATGTCAGAAACCATCTAAGGGAAACTCATCTGCATGCTCATCATCCTCAttggtctcgacctgactgcactTCGTCATCGTAACCAAGTTGTCatcaaggatctgtacacaattgcTGGAAGCTGAGAACATCCCAgctcttgcatggccagcattctcaccggacatgtcaccaattgagcatgtttgggatgctctggatcggcgtataTAACAGCGTGTTCCCATTCCTGACAATGtccagcaacttcgcacagccattgaagagaagtggaccaacattccacaggtcACAaacaacaacctgatcaactcttgACCCctcaatacagtaaaactgcacattttacagTGACCTTTTATTGTgtccagcctaaggcacacctgtgcaataatcatgctgtctaatcagcatcttgatatatggatggattatctcggcaaaggagaagtgctcactaacacagatttagacagctTTGTGAACACTACTTGAAAGaaacaggccttttgtgtacatagaaaaactcttagatctttgagttcagctcaagaaaactgggggcaaaaacaaaagtgttgagtTTATAATTCTGTTCAGTGTAATACtgacaaaatataaatgtttaaaaatattaatataaaatatacagtattttcaaCTTATAACTGCTACCAAAAATCTGCgatcaaataaacataaaaagagaCACAGACAGAACAAAACATTACTGAATTTTAAAGAAaaaggtttggtttgtttgtttgttcagatTCTTTCCTTTGCACTTTACCTCAAACCCCGGCGTTTCGGGCACATCAAATCGGTTTCCCTACTGATATTAAAGTCATCGAAACACTTACCTGGGCACAGTGGGTTTGAATCCCATTGAACAGTAGTGAAACGTGATTGTTTAGGTGCCATCCCttggcaaaatatatatatatatatatacttaaacatGTATATTTTAGTTCCGTTAAGGCTTCTCTTTGATGTGTAGAAGTTTGATGATCAAGAAAAAATGAACACTGTCTCGCGGATTCGATTCCAAGCTAACTTAATTCCCTCGAAGAATCAATTCTTCAGATGTACCAGTCTATGGTTACACCGGACAGTTTAATGAGAGACAAATAAGTTACGTCGCATCAATGTATTTACATTCAGTGCACTGGAACCCGAGGTTATGAGTGGAAGTCAAGAGAGCAGCAAAAGTTAGTCAAAAGTCTAATATGCTTGGCTATTTCTTTCTATATTCAATGTATTTTCTTCACTTAACTTGTTCACAAACATTTGTGACACTAAAACTTCATAAATAAAGCTGTTGAGAGGGAAGGCAAGGGAGTCTGAAGTGAGAAATGTAAAACCTGAAATGGCTAGAGTTGATCgattaaaaaaatctttgtgaTGGAAGGAGAATTGCTTCATCTCCAATCGACACTCTGGATTCTGAACCCGGCAGTAATACTGTATCTTCTCCGTGGATTGACCTTCCATCAAATTTACTTTGTTGTTGCTGGCGTTTATTTATCATAAAATACAGGAAGATTGAGTAAGTTTAAATTCAGATAACAGTCGAGGCATTTTGGATATTACAATTGTGAATTGGCAAAATGTTTCCATTTATTTACCTTAATGGATATgtgtctttaaaatgttttgccaCTGATAGATAAACAACAGTGCATCCCCATACTCAAACCCAAGGGTCATTTGCATCTTGTAGCATAGCGGTAGTTTAGTCAAAATTTTCATCTAAATGAAATGCATACAGCTAAATTTGGGAAGACTAATTATCCTCAAACTCCCTTTATTTATCATTTGGAAAAGGCACATGTGGATGGTTGAAATAAGCACAGAAGAGATGTTGTGATGGTATAGTCTGAAATCGTGCTCCAAAGCACTCCACTACAAATCATTTAATCAAATAGAACAAGGAGTATTCATTCCACTTTACAAAAGGGTCCAagtaaaaacatatacatttgcAACACCCTTCCATTTTACTTTACTACGTATGTAATGTATATAACGCCATCAAATTCTACTGTACATGCATATGGAAACTGAAGAAAATTAGCCAGAAGCTCAGAAAAACTCCACCAGCGAAGAACAGCCACACATCCTTGTCATAGATGAGGAGAGAATCAGTACAGAAAGGCACTTTGCAATGTTTCATGTTTCGCCAACTTTTTATGTCCTATGAAACTGTAAAACacagaaaatttatattttattgttgccATGGCTCTTGAACCTTATctaatttgttcatgttttaagtGTTTCAAATTACTTGAAGGGATAGGTCTCCAAACAGATGATGgtcccctatatatatatatatggtacatGCTTTGACAGTAAATAAGGAccattaactgtttggttacccacattcttcaaaatatttttttgtgttcagcagaagaaagaaagattcatacaggtttggaacatcttgagggtgagtaaatgatgttcatttttgggtgaacttttcctttaagagcCCCACAATCTTACCATAGGCACTTTAACCTTCAATTGCAACTTTGGTAGCTCCCAGACATCCATTTATGGCATCCAAAGTTAGGCCACCAGCCACTGCCAACTCCTAGAAAAATGAGAATATGAGAACTGAAACAAATACTATTTGTTGGTGGGGTGATGGCAACATCGTTTTTCATACAATGAAGATGTTTAAAAATACTGAAGGAAAAATACCTTTATAGTTTCAGTTTCTACTTGTGGCATAATTTCATCTTGAGcctgaaatgtatataaatattcataatttcaCTCGCAGTaacagtatttaatataaaactgttcTTGTGTACTTTCTATTTAACAAACAATCCTGAAAGATCATGGTTTCCCAAAAAATATAAAGGAACATAATtattttcaacagtgataattataagaaatctTTTTTAGCAccatatcagaataatttctgtaggattaatgactgctgaaaatgtagctttgccatctAAGGTATAAATTACACTGTACAGTATATTcagacagaaaacagttattttaaattataataataaataaaaaaaaatcttctatttgtttatatactgtatttttaatcatataaaagcagtcttggtgagcattaaaggtttctttaaaaacatacaaatcctaactaacctcaaacttttgtgtatgtgtgtacatatcTGTAAATAATGGGATGCTGCAGTCAAGCTCACTTGTATAATCTTTGCTACAGGCACAGGCAGAGGCTCAGGCTCAGGAGGAGGAATCGTTTCATGACACTCTGATAGAACCTCGGGGGCATCTGTTGTTGTTTCAGGAGTCTTTGGGAAAAGGCCATATATTCTATTTAGATCCATCCAAGGAGCTAACAGGATTTAATACCTGATGTGCACATTGTAGGTGTGTCTCCTCTCTTAGTTCTACTGCTCACCTGCTCCTCTTCAACGGTTGGGGTCCACCGCTACTGACTCAGTCACAACACATACTTCAGCGATGGGGTCACTTTTGGACTCGACCGAAGGCTTGAGCATGTGAAAACCCGAGGGCAAGAAACcatgtttaaaattaaacttcAATCTAAAGGGATTCTGAACAAATATGCTTGAAATTACTAGATGAAAGGAGttaataaaaaagcatatttttttggttttacCGTTGGTTCTTCCAGTAGGACtggctgctgctgcttctgctcagGCTCTGGCTCCACTAAAGCTTCTGCAGGTATCGCAGCTTCCTAATAAAAGGAATGCATATTATTTCTATGCCCCTGGGCATTCATTGCAAATGTTATTGAAGTGAGCTTTTTACCACTACAGAGGAATATTTTACTTTACTGgacagtttacaaaaaaaaaaaaaaaaattcaggactTTTTAATAATTCTCATGTtttttccaaacatgtaagactttatctcttctgcaaaacacaagatactcagaaatgtatttgtaattttttgtttgtttaatgtttattttttaaacaaaaaattgggggggggggggggggggggttcaaaaCAGTTTGCCGAAGTCTACTTTCTAGAAAGGTTCCCTCAGCATCTTATATagtagaaatataaatatataaagtaaaatctaagtaaaatatatataattaaacacgCCAAACTAAAACAGATTTGTCCACGTTGTTATGATATGCTTTctttaactgctgttttctcaccacTTCCATTTGTTGTGTGTATTGTTATTAAGAGATGGGTTTGCAACACATAAGGTAATATTAAAAGAACTTGACATCTGTGTTCATGTTCTACAGAGGAAAGtcagtcagtggggtccaaaacaactccACTTTCACTGTATAGACAAAATTCTGAGATACATCTGTGTTTAAGTTccagagaagaaagaaagtcatacaggtttataaAGAcacaagagtgtttttttttttcttttttttttttatacttggaGAAAAATCTAAAGAGTTTACCACTGGAAACTCTTCTGGTTCAGGCTCTGCGTGTACATCCTATAAGAAAGCAAGgaacttgtttaaaatgttaagtttGCCTTAAAAACACTGACAAAAGTGTCCAAGGGAATGTAAATAGAAGGGGATGAGTGATGCTCtccaaacaagtacacaaacggACAAGACAGAGTAACCTGTAGTGCATGCAAATACATTCATGCAATGAGTCCATTGCTATGTGCCAAGAAGATGTATTGTGTCAGTCACCTCCATGACTTCTGTGTTGACTTCAGCAGGCTCATTTTCAACAGTTATGGCTTCGGCTTCAACAGCAGGTTCTTCCAAGACACCGACTTCCACTGCAGCATCAGCAACAGGCTCAACTTCAGGTACTACTGTTTCTGTCACAGTTTCAACCGCAGCAACAGTTTCAGCTGTAGTCACCATCTCTGGCACTGGCATCTCTACTACAGGATCCTCAGCAGGAAGCTCAGCTTCATCTTCACACTTGGTTTCAATCTCAACAGGCTGAGCTACAATATGAGTCTGCACCAGAACATCACAAACATGaggaaaaaatgcaaaacaatgtaCACAAAATGCTCAGGTTTACAGATCCTGGGCTTCAAATGTTACAGTACATGGAATTATAGTGAGTTGCAtgttaaccctgtaaagcctgatgtgatatttaaaaaatatattcttttgaaaTTGATCTGCCTACtgaaatatatcatattttaaatcaaGGCTCtatgctaccattcaaaagtctgggtacagtaagaatttttttaaaaaaaaaggcataaatgcattaaaacaaatgctattatatataaaggctttaagtaaaaagcatttattacatataaaggctttaagtgaATTACCTAATTTTGTTTTGTGGTGGTAAAACAAATAGtatcaaaccaaaataaattacagtattttctaTCTATACATATGTATATCAACCAACCTCTGTGGCTACAGGTGTAGTGTCCTCGAACTGAACCTGTcaatagcatatttttaaaaagatcATAGTTAACGAATGAACAAATTCCATTGATAAAGTCCATTATATTATAACCATTACATCCTTATATATGTTTATTCTACAGGCATGATGTATGTTTGTGTAAAGCTAGAGTCCTTGTTAGTATGAGTTAATACATTTCCTTACACCTCATAAAGCAAAGTTACGAGAAAAGAACATTAGTGCACTCTGAAAGGTAAGGTGCCGGAGGCCTGGTAATAAGGAAAACCCCATTTACCAGCCCATTAGTGTGTGTGGTCAAAGGCAATGGTGTTTAGTAGATAAACAGTGGTGAAATGTCAAGGGCTGATGGGATAATGTGTTACATACCTCAGATTCTGCAGGGATCGACACTGGCTCATCAATAGATGTGACCTAAAGAAAAAGAACAGTAAGACACAATATTTTAAAGCTCAGTGTCCACATCATACTAACGATCCAATGTGTTACAAACTGTCTGTCATAAAGTCCCTTAAACTATAGTATAATAATACTGATAATCACAACACTTCTTTAATTTATACTTTATGTCACAACAAGAAGATAAACGGCTAAATGTTAATAATGCATATTCATTCCAGAACAAAGTGTAAAACGAGTACAACATATGCATGTTGAAATATTGAGtatgatttaatattaatgtgTTCTACTTTGCTATGCCAGTCTCTGCTTAGAGTACTAAAAAACACTTGCACTTGCTGACAGAAGGTAAGTGCTCCAAACGCCCCCTGTGGGAGCAGAACAAAATGTTCCATGGCTAATTcgagaatttgaaaaaaaaataaataaaataaataaataaactagcaATGTGCAGCCAAGCTGTTCTGAGATCGTCCACTTTTCCATctgtggaagcccatttctgccatataagaaaaaagttatgcTTTAGTATCACAATCATTATTATGGCATGGCAAAGtaataattctgagaaaaaagtggTGGAAATGGACTTCTATACCTACCAGCATACAGAAATGTCAAATTGTCATACAAAAGTTTCTCTTTTCAGTGGCCTCACTTAAGGTTTAATGAgacttttaattataaaataaaaattataagcgaaaatcaatgaaaatgaatgcaaaaattGAAAATCTTCTAATGCCAACGCAAACATGGCCACACAATGTTTtacaagtcacctttattaagCATGAAAATGCCACAAGACAGCACTGAGAAAGTTGTACagcaataaaaaactaaattggattaaaaataaataaaaaaaaaaaaaaaaaaaaatgataagaaCCTGGGTAAAGTATTACTGTCTAATGtatgcacacattcacacacgccCCATATGCAGAATGacatttgtattgtattgtacacACAAAGACTTACACAgtccaaaaatacacacacaactgTCACAAAGTTTGTGTGTTAAAGAGACAAAAGAGATTCTGTTGGCCACCACGCCTCCTCAGAGCGGAGTATGTGCATGTGGTTATAAAAATGAGCTTACAGTCAGATATCTGCTTCACATTCTCTTTCTTCAAAAGTTTGACCATCTTAGAACAAAAAACGTCTTTTTACTAATTAATTAGAAAATCATCGCATTtacaattctaatttatttagtagTAACTTCCTACACTcaaatttaacaat
Proteins encoded:
- the LOC113107276 gene encoding major latex allergen Hev b 5-like, whose translation is MGLILSWFRGPREPVDLLDISVETQVTSIDEPVSIPAESEVQFEDTTPVATETHIVAQPVEIETKCEDEAELPAEDPVVEMPVPEMVTTAETVAAVETVTETVVPEVEPVADAAVEVGVLEEPAVEAEAITVENEPAEVNTEVMEDVHAEPEPEEFPVEAAIPAEALVEPEPEQKQQQPVLLEEPTPSVESKSDPIAEVCVVTESVAVDPNR